CGACGACGCCCGATCCAGCGCCCAAGTACGCCCCCTGCTGCCCGCGCCGGGCGGCGCGGCGCTGATCACCAGCCGATCACACCTGTCCGGCCTGGCCGGCGCACGGTGCATCGAGCTCGGCGAGCTGCCCTGGGAAGAAGCCATGGGTCTCTTGGCGGCGATCGTGGGCACCGAGCGAGTCGAGCGCGAGCAGACGGCCGCCGAGGCGATCGTCGAGTCCTGCGGAAGGCTCCCGCTGGCCGTGCGTATCGCGGGCGCTCGCCTCGCCGCACGTCCGATGTGGCCGCTCTCCCACCTCGCGCAGCTGCTCGCAGACGATCGGCATCGGCTCGACGAGCTACACGTCGACGACGTCGGTGTCCGCGCCAGCCTTGAGCACAGCCTCGCCTGCCTCGACCCGGCGCAGGCGAACGCACTGCGTCTCCTATCGATCCCGGACGCGCCCGTCCTCGACCTCGGCATGTCCGCGGCGATCCTCGGCCAGGACGAACGCACGGCGGGGCAGACCGTCGAGAAGCTGGTGGACGCCTGCCTGCTCTCGGCACCGAGACCGGACCGGTACGCGTTCCATGATCTGACCCGGCTCTACGTGCGCGAAGTTGCCCAGGCCACTGATACCCGGCTGACGCGCGCCGAGGCGTTCTCGCGGGCACTGGACCTGCTGGATGCCAGGATTCAGGCCCACCTGCCGATCGCCCGCATTCGACAGGTGTTCGGCGCCGATGCCGCGACACCGCCGAACCGTCCGGTCCCTTCCCTGACGCAGAGCCCGAACTGGGCGGTCGCACACCGCCTCGAGCTCCTCGCGTACGCGCTCCAGGCGGCTCTGGACCCTGATGTCCCCGCCGTGTGGGTCGCGCGGATGTTCGAGCCCGTACTTCGCGCGTTCCTCGCCGCGGGACTGCGGTCGGAGGTGGACCGGTGCGGAAGGGCCATGCTGTCGGCGGCCCAGAGAGATCGGGACGTGGAGGCCGAAGGCACCGCGCGCCGATTCGTCGGCTGGGCCGCGTTGTTCGACAACGACCTTCCGGCCGCGCGGTCGCAGTTCGAGCTCGCGGCGTTGCTGGGGACTGAGGCGGCCGACGAGCCTGGCCTCGCCGCGTGTGACCTGGCCTTCGGAATCCTGCATGCCCGGAACGGCGATTTCGGCCGGGCCGTCGAGCATCACCACCGTTCCTCCGACGCCTACGAAGGTCTGGGTCTGGCCGCCTGCGCCGCCGTCGCCTTCAACTACCTCGGCCAGCAATACTTCGCCGTCGGGCAACTCGATCGGGCCGTTGCGCATCTCAGCCGCGGACTCACGCTGGCCGAGGAGGGTGGCGACGGCCCGGTGGTCGCGATGGCGCTGTACATGCTCAGCGCCGCGAACTCCGCCCGCGGCTCGCACCAGGAAGCAATCGAGCTCGCGAACCGAGCGCTGGCGTTCGCCCGAGCCTGCGACGCGCGGTACAGCGAAGCGAGGGCGCTCGAACTCCTCGGCAAGGCATTGTCACGCGGCGGACGCGCCGAGGAGGGCGAGCGCTGCTTGACCGCTGCGTCAGCGCTCTTCGAGGATCTTCTGGGCGTGGCACCGGATGCGCGGGTGGCGGGATAGTCGGGCCAGAAGCCGCCGATGCGACGTGTGCTTATTTACGTTGATTGACACGCCGGGTCGGTTCGGCGGCGGTCGGGTCCTCGGGCCAGGGGTGGCGGGGGTAGCGCCCGCGTAGGTCGGCGCGGACGGCGCGGTAGCCGTCGCGCCAGAAGGAGGCCAGGTCGCTGGTGACGGCGGCGGGGCGCCCTGCGGGAGAGAGCAGGTGGATCGTCAGGGTGACTCGGCCGTCGGCCAGTTGCGGGGCTGCGTCCCAGCCGAAGAGCTCTTGGATTTTGACGGCGAGGACGGGGTGGTCGGCGGAGTAGTCGACGCGGATTCGGCTGCCACTGGGGACGGTGATGCGTTCGGGGGCGAGTTCGTCCAAGCGGCCCGCGGCGCCGCCGGCCCAGGGCAGCAGTCGGGCCAGGGCGGTCGCGGTGGGGATGCGTTCGAGGTCGGCGCGGCGGCGGGCGCGGGAGAGCTCGGGCTCCAGCCACTGGTCGGCCTCGGCCAGCAGGGCGTGGTCGTCGACCTCGGGCCAGGGCTGGCCGAGAGCGCGGTGGAGGAAAGCCAGGCGCTGACGCAGTGCGGTGGCCTCGGCAGACCAGGTGAGCAGTTCGCTGACGGTCTCGGCGGTCAGGCCTTCCAGCAGGGCGGCACGCAGACGGGCGGGGGCGGGGGCGGCGAGGGGCTTGGTGGTGAGCTCGATCGCGCCCAAGGTCTGCACCCTTCTTGCCGCGACATCGCCCCGGCGCGAGCCGGCCGGAGTGGCCCAGCGGACTTCCTCACGGTCAGTCAGCAGGGGCGTGGCGCAACGCTTTGCGGTGGCCTCGTCCAGGACGGCGGCCAACTGGACCCGGGCGGCCGGGGACCCGGCCGGACGGTCGGCGACCGCGACGGCGATCCACTCCGCGCCGCTCAGGGCGGAGCCGGGCGCCGTGTCGGCAGCTGTGCCCGAGGCCATCAGGTAGGAGACGCGTGCGCCTAATTCGGGCTTCGCCGAACCCGAACTCGCACCCGCAGACCCAGCCGCACCTGCGCGCGCCCGTGCGATGCGTTCGGGGAAGGCGAGCCCGACGATCAGACCGCCCGCCGCGGCTTCGCTGACTGCCGAGCGAGTGTTGCCCGCGGACTCGACGTGGCCCACCAGTCGGCGGACCTCGTCGCGCCAGCGTGCAGCGTACGGGTCGCGGCCGGCGGCGGCAGCGCGGTGGACAGCGGCCAGGTCGTCGCCCAGTGCACGCGGGGCCTCCTCGGACAACAGCGCCACCAGTTCGGCAGCCTGTCGGGATCCGACCTGCGGGGCACCGTCCAGCAGGGCTCGGCCGAGCCGCGGGTGCAGGCCGGTGCGAGCGATACCCACACCCCGCCCCGTGGCGCGGCCCTCGGCGTCGACCGCGCCCAAGGCGATCAGCACATCTCGGGCGGCGGCCATCGCGCCGTCCGGCGGGGCATCGGGAAGAGCGAGGCCGCGCGCGCCAGGCGCACCCCAGCAGGCGACCTGGAGCGCGAAGGACGTGAGGTCGGCCTGCATGATCTCGGGCGTCGGCATGGCTCTGGCCCGGGCGTCCTCGAATTCCGCCCAACAGCGGTAGACCACTCCGGGGGCCTCGCGTCCGGCGCGCCCCGCCCGCTGGCGTCCGGTGGCCAGTGACGCCCGGACGGTGACCAAGGTCGCCAGGCCGCGGGAGTGGTCGGTGCGCGGTTCCCTCGCCAGACCGCAGTCCACGACGCTGCGCACCCCCGGCACGGTCAGCGAGGACTCGGCGACGGAGGTGGAGAGCACCACCCGCCGACGGGCACCGATGATCAGCGCCGCCTCCTGGACGGCGGAGGCGGCCCGCCCGTGCAACTGCAGCACATCCACCCTCTCACTCAGCCCGGCCAGCATCCCGGCCACCCGAGCGATCTCACCCGCGCCGGGCAGGAAGCACAGCACGTCCCCGTCGCGTTCGCGCAGCGCGCGCTGCACGGTCGCGGCCACATGCTCCAGCAGCACCGGGTCCACGCGCAGCCCTTGCGGCGCACACACCGGCCGGGACGGCGGCGACCAGACCACCTCCACCGGGTGCTGGATGCCCGTGGCTTCCACGACGGGCGCGGGGACCTGGCCGTCTCCGCCCAGGAGTTGGGCCCAGGCGGCGGTGTCGGAGGTCGCCGAAGCGCAGAGCACGTGCAGGTCGGGGCGCAGGGTGGCCCGGACGTCGAGGAGGAAGGCAAGCGCGGTGTCGGCATCCAGGTGCCGTTCATGGCACTCGTCCAAGATGACGGTGTCGACGCCCGCCAGTTCCTGGTCGCGCTGTAGCCGTTGCAGCAACACGCCGGTGGTGACCACCTCGACCACCGTGCGCGGCCCGGCCTTGCGCTCGCCGCGCACCGTGAAGCCGACCCGCTCCCCCACCGGTTCACCCAGCAGCCAGGCCATCCGCCGCGCCGCGGCCCGCGCCGCGAGCCGACGCGGCTCGGCCACCAGCACCCGGCGGGGCCCGGCCGTTCCCGCATCTGGGTCGGCCTCGGACACCAGGCCGGCCAAGGCCAGCGGAACCAGCGTCGTCTTCCCAGTTCCTGGCGGCGCGGCCAGCACAGCAGTCCCGCGCTGAACCAAGGCACGCCGGAGTTCGGGAACAGCGTCGCGGACGGGAAGGTCGAGCCAGGCCGGGTTCACCCCGACAGTCTCGCTGATCTCGCGGCGCCGGCGTTACCGGACTCAGCGCTTTGAGGTCTCCGGCAGAGCGGGTTCCGGTCGTCGGTTCATCGCGGTCGGAAACCGCGTGGACATGGTCAGGGCAAGGCGGAACGATAGGCGCATGACGCCCAGCAGCAAGCTGAACGGGAATCGGAGCGCGTGGGAGGCGGCGTCGGAGAAGCACGTCCGCGAATACCAGGAGCTGCTGGCCCGGGCCAGAAACGAGTGCTCCTTGTTCGCCCAGGAACTGGACCTGCTGCGCCCCATCCTGGCGCACTCACCAGAGGTCGTGCATCTGCAAAGCGGCCACGGCCTGGACGACATCGCGCTGGTCGACGCCGGCGCGCGCTCGGTCGTCGGAGTGGACTTCAGCCAGGTCGCCGCGACAGCGGCGCAACGGCGCGCGGACGAGTTGGGGGCGCCCTGCCGCTACGTGGTCGCCGAGCTGCCGGGCGCACCGCTGCACGATGCGTGCGCGGACCTCGTCTACACGGGCAAGGGGGCGCTGATCTGGCTGCCGGACCTGCGGGCGTGGGCTGCCGACGTCGCCCGCCTGCTGCGACCCGAAGGGCACCTGTTCGTCTACGAGTCCCATCCGGCGGTGCCGCTGTGGACCTGGGACGAGGACGAGCCCCGGATCCGAGCCGACCGCGGCTACTTCGAACGCTCACACGTCAACGACACGTTTCCCGCGCACGGAGCGGTGGAGTACCAGGCCACGCTGGCAGAGGTCATCAACGCGGTGCTCTCCGCCGACCTGGAGCTGCAGTACGTGGCGGAGTTCGCCGAGCCCTTCTGGCGGCCGGACGGTGTCGCGGCGGCGGCTTGGGGAGGACGGCTGCCGAACATGTTCGCGCTCGTCGCGCGGCGCAGACGAGCAGGGGCTATTTGAAGCCGGCTGACTGGTCGAGTAGGAAGGGTGAGCCGTGGCCGGCCGGGTCCCATCCGAGTTCCCTCGCCTGCCGGATCGTACGCGCCACATCCGCGGGGAGTACGGGCTGAGCCGGCCGTCCGAACCAGTTGCTCGAGTGGGGCTGATCGGTGGCGACGACCAGGGTTCTGCCAGGTTGATCGTAGTCTTCTACCGCATAGGTGCATGGCGACTCGCAGATGGCCTGTCCAAGTCAGACCGGCTTGCCTCCCGCGCGCTCCCACTGCGCTTCGTTCCATTCGACGTATTCGATCTGCACGTCGCCGGGAAGCTTGGCGGTCAGATTCCGGCCGGTGGGGACCTCCTGCGGGCCACGCACGATCTGCGCTCCGGCCTGGTCGAGGCGCGTCAGGCACTTCAGCGCCTCAGACCCCTGGCGCGCTTCACTGCTTCGGTGAGTTCAGCGTGGCTCACTCCGCCGTTGAGCGCGTTCACCAGGTCGTCGGGACACAGCTCGTAGAGGTCGCCCCACCATCGGTTTGCGCGGTTGTCCCAGATCCGGTAGCCGCCTGGCACGCCTCTGGCGACGTACCGCCGTCTACTCATAGTCGACCCTCCCCTGAACTCCGTCACGCCTGGCTGCAGTCGTCGAGTACATCCTGTAGTACTAACGGCCGAAGCTGGCAGGACACCAGCCAAGGCGCCGACAACGGACGAGAGTGAATCCCTAACCTAAGACGGATCAGCACCGCAGGCACCTTGAACGGGAGAACAGTGACTCAGCCGAGTGGCAGGACATCCGAGAGCAAGGCCGAGGGCTTGGTCGGCGTGGACGAGGCAAGAGCAGCGCTGCGACGCGGGCAGGCCGTGGTACTTCCCAATCCGGCACCGCTGACCTGCGTGGTCGCCGCCACTGACGCACAAGGCGTGAACCGGGCCAAGGGTCGGCCCGAGGGCCAGGCCGTGGCACTGTGGGCGCACGACCCGGGCACCTTCGCAGCGCTCGAGGACGTGCTCGACCTCGATGAGGCCCTGCGCGCCGTCGCGCAGCGGCTGCTGACCGAGCAGCGCGTGACGCTCCTGGTTCCGCTGCGCAACGGTGCGAGCGGACCGGACTGGCTCGCGCCGGCGGCTCGCGAGTCGTGGGCCATGCTGTTCGGCACGCGCTGGCCGCCGCTGCTGCCTGTACTTGAGGATCACAGTCTCGAGGACCACAGCGTCCTGTACGTCTCCAGCGCCAACCGCACCGGCAGCGCACCGGCTGCGACTGCCGCGCAGGCCCGCGCCATGTTCCCGCACTCCGTCGCGGTGTTGCCGGCCGATCGGCTGCCGGGCGCCGAGCTGGAGACGGGTTCCGACCCGACTCCGCGCGCAGCGACCACCACACTCCGGCTCTACCCGGATGCCCGCGTCACCGTGCACCGCCGCGGCGCACAGGACGCCGCCTTCACCGACCCTGATGCCTATCTCGACCACATCCGCGCCAGCTTCCTTGAGTTAAAATGATCACATCGCATCATCTGCCCTATTTTCGCGAGGACGGGCGCCAGTTTTCTGCCGTCAGCGAACCGCAATGCACGATCGCCTCACGGATGCGAGAGTCAGAGGTGTGATCGAGGACGAAGTGGAGGCGCTGTTCATCGAAGCCGGCTATCAGGGCACACTCAGCGTGGCGGAGATCGACGGCGCGGGCCGGGTCGATGTCCGGGCCGGTGAGGAGGCGTACGCCGCCTCGACCTTCAAGATCGCGGTCGGCCTGGAGTTGGCCTGCCAGGGTGCAGCCGGCGAGTTGGAACTGACCGAATCGATGCGGCTCTCGCCGGACGACTGCACACCTGGCGGCCAGGGGCTGTGCCTTTTCGAGTATCCGGTGGAGATCTCGCTGCGCGACCTTGCCGTGCTGATGCTGACCATCAGCGACAACACCGCGACCGACGCGGTGATCCGGCGATTAGGTCCGGAGCGCGTCGGTGCCCGCTTGGCGGCGCTCGGTCTGAAGCAGACTGACTTCACTTGCACGATCCACGAGCACTTCGACGCCATCGGCCGCAGCCTCGGGTTCGCCGACTGGGCCGAGCACGCCCGTGCGTTGGCCGCCGCGCCACCCACCCGTGCTGAGGTGATGCGCCGCGCGTTTCGCGAGGCCTTCGCGCTGCCCCACCTGGTGCCCTACACCACCGCGGGCGACATGGCGCGGCTAACCGGCATGATCTGGCGTGACGAGGCGGGTCCGGCGGCGGCGTGCGCGCAGGTGCGGGTGATGATGGGAAAGCAATGGCTGACCCGGAAGATCGCAACCGGGTTCGGCGCCGGCACGTCGGTCGCTGCCAAGTCGGGAACCGCTCCCGCGATCAGCAACGACGTCGGCGTGGTGACCTACCCGGAC
This genomic window from Actinospica robiniae DSM 44927 contains:
- a CDS encoding AfsR/SARP family transcriptional regulator gives rise to the protein MTVLEFGMLGPLQVVEDGAARRVPTGKQGTVFAALLLRANSVVSIDVLVETLWPHGSSAGARSTVHSHVLRLRRSLGAHAGERIHSSRAGYLIEVAPGELDVDQFVTLTGDADTAAAERRWLQASAHSESALGLWRGEPMGELEAEGWLAQEAARLVELRNRAIELWAETELQLGRPDRVIAVLQTLISENPLRERGYAQLMLALHATGRTAEALETFHRVRTLLVTELGVEPGSHLRDAHQTVLTTDSYAPSPAVRAPTPAQLPALIPDFVGRAREASELVDLLRPREDREAGLGRSPSSARIAVISGPGGVGKSSLALLVGHGAMPGYAGGALYADLRGSSPSPEEPASVLTSFLHALGVEGRAVPDDLDGRAALLRSLTAARGVLILLDDARSSAQVRPLLPAPGGAALITSRSHLSGLAGARCIELGELPWEEAMGLLAAIVGTERVEREQTAAEAIVESCGRLPLAVRIAGARLAARPMWPLSHLAQLLADDRHRLDELHVDDVGVRASLEHSLACLDPAQANALRLLSIPDAPVLDLGMSAAILGQDERTAGQTVEKLVDACLLSAPRPDRYAFHDLTRLYVREVAQATDTRLTRAEAFSRALDLLDARIQAHLPIARIRQVFGADAATPPNRPVPSLTQSPNWAVAHRLELLAYALQAALDPDVPAVWVARMFEPVLRAFLAAGLRSEVDRCGRAMLSAAQRDRDVEAEGTARRFVGWAALFDNDLPAARSQFELAALLGTEAADEPGLAACDLAFGILHARNGDFGRAVEHHHRSSDAYEGLGLAACAAVAFNYLGQQYFAVGQLDRAVAHLSRGLTLAEEGGDGPVVAMALYMLSAANSARGSHQEAIELANRALAFARACDARYSEARALELLGKALSRGGRAEEGERCLTAASALFEDLLGVAPDARVAG
- the hrpB gene encoding ATP-dependent helicase HrpB; its protein translation is MNPAWLDLPVRDAVPELRRALVQRGTAVLAAPPGTGKTTLVPLALAGLVSEADPDAGTAGPRRVLVAEPRRLAARAAARRMAWLLGEPVGERVGFTVRGERKAGPRTVVEVVTTGVLLQRLQRDQELAGVDTVILDECHERHLDADTALAFLLDVRATLRPDLHVLCASATSDTAAWAQLLGGDGQVPAPVVEATGIQHPVEVVWSPPSRPVCAPQGLRVDPVLLEHVAATVQRALRERDGDVLCFLPGAGEIARVAGMLAGLSERVDVLQLHGRAASAVQEAALIIGARRRVVLSTSVAESSLTVPGVRSVVDCGLAREPRTDHSRGLATLVTVRASLATGRQRAGRAGREAPGVVYRCWAEFEDARARAMPTPEIMQADLTSFALQVACWGAPGARGLALPDAPPDGAMAAARDVLIALGAVDAEGRATGRGVGIARTGLHPRLGRALLDGAPQVGSRQAAELVALLSEEAPRALGDDLAAVHRAAAAGRDPYAARWRDEVRRLVGHVESAGNTRSAVSEAAAGGLIVGLAFPERIARARAGAAGSAGASSGSAKPELGARVSYLMASGTAADTAPGSALSGAEWIAVAVADRPAGSPAARVQLAAVLDEATAKRCATPLLTDREEVRWATPAGSRRGDVAARRVQTLGAIELTTKPLAAPAPARLRAALLEGLTAETVSELLTWSAEATALRQRLAFLHRALGQPWPEVDDHALLAEADQWLEPELSRARRRADLERIPTATALARLLPWAGGAAGRLDELAPERITVPSGSRIRVDYSADHPVLAVKIQELFGWDAAPQLADGRVTLTIHLLSPAGRPAAVTSDLASFWRDGYRAVRADLRGRYPRHPWPEDPTAAEPTRRVNQRK
- a CDS encoding class I SAM-dependent methyltransferase, encoding MTPSSKLNGNRSAWEAASEKHVREYQELLARARNECSLFAQELDLLRPILAHSPEVVHLQSGHGLDDIALVDAGARSVVGVDFSQVAATAAQRRADELGAPCRYVVAELPGAPLHDACADLVYTGKGALIWLPDLRAWAADVARLLRPEGHLFVYESHPAVPLWTWDEDEPRIRADRGYFERSHVNDTFPAHGAVEYQATLAEVINAVLSADLELQYVAEFAEPFWRPDGVAAAAWGGRLPNMFALVARRRRAGAI
- a CDS encoding serine hydrolase translates to MIEDEVEALFIEAGYQGTLSVAEIDGAGRVDVRAGEEAYAASTFKIAVGLELACQGAAGELELTESMRLSPDDCTPGGQGLCLFEYPVEISLRDLAVLMLTISDNTATDAVIRRLGPERVGARLAALGLKQTDFTCTIHEHFDAIGRSLGFADWAEHARALAAAPPTRAEVMRRAFREAFALPHLVPYTTAGDMARLTGMIWRDEAGPAAACAQVRVMMGKQWLTRKIATGFGAGTSVAAKSGTAPAISNDVGVVTYPDGQRYAVAAFTRALDPDPAADTDPDAAARAIGAAARLAVEHLRRAASA